One genomic segment of Gemmatimonadota bacterium includes these proteins:
- a CDS encoding amidohydrolase translates to MSLVWSAGGEAQIRRSTADLVLKNGTVYTMDADRPKAQAVAVIGNRIAVVGVDADVEPFIGPDTRVIDLQGQTLVPGLKESHGHLMGIGIAKMTVDLVGISGYDELIERVLAAAEGVGEGEWITGRGWHEEKWTDRSSLTVRGFMTHHRLSEAVPDIPVYVRRADGHAAFANAKAMELMGIDRNTQSPEGGDIIKDADGNPSGILVDKAMGLVSVPGFTENQRRQALELGIQECLANGITMFDDAGVGEDGIDLYKEYADAGKLDMRVYVMASNLHTMVALQKPWSHPDGFLTVRAVKMYGDGALGSRGAWLLEPYEDDPGNSGFPTTPPDMIYDAARFALEHGWQVCTHAIGDRGNRMMLDMYEKAMAEFPHVKDHRFRDEHTQILDEADIPRFAQLGVIASMQGIHATSDLPWAPDRLGNARTAEGGYVWQKLLQHGVKIINGTDAPVEDVSPIASFYASVTRERPDGTPEGGMFSDQRMSRQEALRSYTLDAAYGSFHEDLLGSVEQGKLADFTVLSKDIMTVPENEILDTEVVYTIVDGKVRYERGRPAIP, encoded by the coding sequence ATGTCCCTGGTATGGTCTGCTGGTGGAGAGGCCCAGATTCGCCGGTCCACCGCGGACCTGGTGCTTAAGAACGGCACGGTTTACACGATGGACGCCGATCGGCCCAAGGCGCAGGCCGTGGCCGTCATCGGCAACCGGATCGCCGTCGTGGGCGTCGATGCGGACGTGGAGCCCTTTATCGGTCCCGATACCCGGGTGATCGATCTCCAGGGCCAGACCCTCGTGCCCGGGTTGAAAGAGAGCCACGGCCACCTCATGGGCATCGGGATTGCCAAGATGACGGTCGACCTGGTGGGCATTTCGGGTTATGACGAACTCATCGAACGGGTGCTCGCGGCGGCCGAGGGTGTGGGGGAAGGCGAGTGGATCACCGGCCGCGGATGGCACGAGGAGAAGTGGACGGACCGCAGTTCGCTCACGGTCCGCGGGTTCATGACCCACCACAGACTGAGTGAGGCCGTGCCCGATATCCCGGTGTACGTGCGACGGGCCGACGGCCATGCCGCCTTTGCCAACGCCAAAGCCATGGAACTGATGGGGATCGACCGGAACACGCAGTCTCCCGAAGGCGGCGACATCATCAAGGACGCCGACGGCAACCCCTCGGGTATCCTGGTGGACAAGGCCATGGGACTGGTGAGCGTTCCCGGCTTCACCGAAAACCAGCGGCGGCAGGCCCTTGAACTCGGCATCCAGGAATGCCTGGCGAACGGCATCACCATGTTCGACGACGCCGGGGTCGGCGAGGACGGGATCGACCTGTACAAGGAGTACGCGGACGCGGGCAAGCTGGACATGCGCGTCTATGTGATGGCCTCGAATCTGCACACCATGGTCGCCCTGCAGAAACCGTGGTCTCACCCCGATGGGTTTCTCACCGTCCGGGCCGTCAAGATGTACGGAGACGGGGCGCTCGGTTCGCGGGGCGCCTGGCTGCTGGAGCCCTACGAAGACGATCCGGGGAATTCCGGTTTCCCCACGACCCCACCCGACATGATCTACGACGCCGCCCGTTTCGCCCTGGAGCATGGCTGGCAGGTGTGCACCCACGCCATCGGCGACCGCGGTAACCGCATGATGCTCGACATGTACGAGAAGGCGATGGCGGAATTCCCCCACGTGAAGGACCACCGGTTCCGCGACGAGCATACCCAGATCCTGGACGAGGCGGACATCCCCCGGTTCGCCCAGCTGGGCGTGATCGCTTCGATGCAGGGCATACACGCGACCTCGGATCTTCCCTGGGCGCCGGACCGGCTCGGTAACGCCCGCACGGCGGAGGGCGGCTATGTCTGGCAGAAGCTGCTGCAGCATGGCGTGAAGATCATCAACGGGACCGACGCGCCGGTGGAAGACGTCAGTCCCATCGCCTCCTTCTACGCCAGCGTAACCCGTGAGCGGCCCGACGGGACGCCCGAAGGCGGGATGTTCAGCGACCAGCGCATGTCGCGCCAGGAGGCGTTGCGGTCCTATACCCTGGACGCCGCCTACGGCTCGTTTCACGAAGACCTGCTCGGGTCCGTCGAGCAAGGCAAGCTCGCCGATTTCACAGTGCTGTCGAAGGACATCATGACCGTGCCCGAGAACGAAATTCTGGACACGGAAGTCGTGTATACCATCGTGGACGGGAAGGTTCGGTACGAGCGAGGGCGGCCCGCAATTCCGTGA
- a CDS encoding outer membrane lipoprotein carrier protein LolA: MAAHLCVGLLTGLLVMQGVGAPGSVEAPGGVRSPEDVGPPEQLHTAETVTGKMRQRLDAVQSLAARYTVTTFAAVLESRSETEGKLYLQRDRNRLRLEEAGQTIVSDGETLWTYVPGNRQVIVSPAGEEGSESVPGRTGRPGRPDDFIFNYSNRYLYALEGREPVDGMPCSRLRLTAVEPADGLPDLRIWVDEENWLTRKVTYRDDMGSETTLRFMDYRLNEKLAPGLFEMTAPEGVEWVDLR; the protein is encoded by the coding sequence ATGGCCGCGCATCTCTGTGTCGGCCTGTTGACCGGCCTGTTGGTGATGCAGGGCGTTGGAGCGCCGGGAAGCGTTGAAGCGCCGGGGGGCGTCCGGTCGCCGGAGGACGTCGGACCGCCGGAGCAGCTTCATACGGCGGAGACCGTCACCGGTAAGATGCGCCAGCGCCTCGACGCCGTGCAGTCGCTGGCGGCCCGGTATACCGTTACGACGTTTGCGGCCGTGCTCGAAAGCCGAAGCGAGACCGAGGGGAAGCTCTATTTGCAGCGGGACCGGAACCGCCTGCGCCTGGAAGAGGCCGGCCAGACCATCGTTTCAGACGGCGAGACGCTATGGACCTACGTGCCCGGCAACCGGCAGGTCATCGTGTCGCCGGCGGGGGAAGAGGGATCGGAATCCGTACCCGGGCGTACGGGCCGGCCAGGCCGACCGGACGACTTCATCTTCAACTACTCGAACCGTTACCTGTATGCGCTGGAGGGCAGGGAACCGGTCGATGGCATGCCGTGCTCCCGGCTCAGGCTCACCGCCGTCGAACCGGCCGACGGCCTACCGGATCTGCGCATCTGGGTGGACGAGGAAAACTGGCTTACGCGGAAAGTGACGTACAGGGACGACATGGGGTCCGAAACCACCCTGCGTTTCATGGATTACCGACTGAACGAGAAACTCGCCCCCGGGCTGTTCGAAATGACGGCGCCCGAGGGGGTCGAATGGGTCGACCTGCGCTGA
- a CDS encoding dephospho-CoA kinase: MIVIGVAGGIASGKSTAARVFERLGARVLDADAIGHDLLRTEGMRDDIRSAFGEDVLTAEGDVDRRALGRLVFGDEQARQRLNRLVRPAIRAEIRHRIAGIRSEGYDGVVVVDAPLLVDTGPTDLADRVILVTAPASTRKERILLRGLTGPEAEARIAAQEPDAKQARWADFILENDGTRDELIEKAEALWKRLVS, translated from the coding sequence TTGATCGTCATCGGAGTAGCCGGCGGCATCGCCTCGGGTAAGTCCACGGCGGCCCGGGTTTTCGAGCGGCTCGGCGCCCGCGTTCTGGACGCCGACGCAATCGGCCACGACCTGCTGCGGACCGAGGGGATGCGCGACGATATCCGGTCGGCCTTCGGCGAGGATGTCCTGACCGCCGAGGGGGACGTGGACCGGCGGGCCCTCGGACGCCTGGTCTTCGGCGACGAGCAGGCCCGGCAGCGGCTGAACCGCCTGGTACGGCCCGCCATACGCGCTGAAATACGCCACCGGATCGCCGGGATCCGAAGCGAGGGCTACGACGGGGTCGTCGTGGTAGACGCGCCCCTGCTGGTCGACACCGGACCCACGGACCTGGCCGACCGGGTCATCCTGGTCACCGCGCCCGCCTCCACGCGGAAAGAACGGATCCTCCTTCGCGGCCTGACCGGACCCGAGGCCGAAGCGCGTATCGCCGCCCAGGAGCCCGACGCGAAACAGGCCCGGTGGGCGGATTTTATCCTGGAAAACGACGGTACGCGGGACGAACTGATTGAGAAGGCCGAAGCGCTCTGGAAGCGCCTCGTTTCCTGA
- a CDS encoding nicotinate-nucleotide adenylyltransferase produces the protein MRERQLTVNIQRLGVYGGTFDPIHTGHLVIARGVVEHCALDRLLFIPSARPPHKRGHAVASPDDRYRMTQLAARNDPRFEVSDAEINRPGLSYTVDTLDALREIYGESCAFHLVIGADSLLEIDTWHAPDRVFELATVVTVPRPGKDLSGLGPSWRDRVVSLQLPEIDISSTDIRRRVKAGLPITHLVPAEVAGYIEEHGLYR, from the coding sequence ATCCGAGAGCGGCAACTCACCGTGAACATCCAACGGCTCGGTGTTTACGGGGGCACGTTTGACCCGATTCACACCGGCCACCTGGTCATTGCCCGGGGCGTGGTCGAACACTGCGCCCTCGACCGGCTCCTGTTCATCCCGTCCGCCCGCCCTCCGCACAAGCGGGGGCACGCCGTCGCCTCGCCGGATGACCGGTATCGCATGACGCAGCTGGCCGCGCGGAACGATCCCCGGTTCGAGGTATCGGACGCGGAGATCAACCGGCCCGGCCTATCCTATACCGTGGACACGCTGGACGCGCTGCGGGAGATCTACGGCGAGTCGTGTGCATTCCACCTCGTCATCGGGGCCGACAGCCTGCTCGAGATCGACACCTGGCATGCGCCGGACCGGGTATTCGAACTGGCGACGGTCGTGACGGTTCCCCGGCCCGGCAAGGACCTCTCCGGTCTGGGTCCCAGCTGGCGGGACCGGGTCGTCTCCCTCCAGCTTCCCGAGATCGACATCTCTTCCACGGATATCCGCCGTCGCGTCAAAGCAGGGCTTCCCATCACCCACCTTGTCCCGGCGGAAGTGGCGGGATATATCGAAGAACACGGTCTATACAGGTAA
- the bamD gene encoding outer membrane protein assembly factor BamD, whose translation MTIPLLRRFRIPVIGLFLALLVLPACSPPGFESDWTAEELYDYAMERMEQEDWLNALDAFRAITLGHSGSDIVDDALYHQGEMHINMEEYPLATLVFRRLISDFPQSPYSDESQYKLAYATFLQSNPPHLTQDKTFEAIRELQFFLQEYPDSEWSAEVHELLQQCFDKVAEKDYRIGNLYYKLKDWEAARLYFGELLETYPMSNWASRAQFEIADSYAREGKYREAIEQFEIFIQSYPENERSSEAGKRLSELRNSYVAPSLAEDGPMDDTSYTDEPASTDGSSPAESESGNSP comes from the coding sequence ATGACCATCCCGCTCTTACGCCGCTTCAGGATCCCCGTCATCGGGCTATTCCTCGCCCTGCTCGTGCTTCCGGCTTGCAGCCCGCCCGGTTTCGAGTCCGACTGGACCGCGGAGGAGCTCTATGACTACGCCATGGAGCGCATGGAGCAGGAGGACTGGCTGAATGCCCTGGACGCCTTCCGGGCCATCACCCTCGGCCATTCCGGCAGCGATATCGTGGACGACGCCCTGTACCACCAGGGGGAAATGCACATCAACATGGAGGAATACCCCCTGGCCACGCTCGTGTTCCGCCGGCTGATCAGCGATTTTCCCCAGAGCCCGTACAGCGACGAGAGCCAGTACAAGCTGGCCTATGCCACGTTTCTCCAGTCCAATCCGCCCCACCTCACGCAGGACAAGACCTTCGAAGCCATCCGCGAACTCCAGTTCTTCCTCCAGGAGTATCCCGACAGCGAATGGAGCGCGGAAGTCCACGAACTGCTGCAGCAGTGTTTCGACAAGGTGGCCGAGAAGGATTATCGGATCGGCAACCTCTACTACAAGTTGAAGGACTGGGAAGCGGCCCGTCTCTATTTCGGCGAACTACTGGAAACCTACCCCATGAGCAACTGGGCTTCCCGGGCGCAATTCGAAATCGCCGACAGCTACGCGAGGGAGGGGAAATACCGGGAAGCCATCGAGCAGTTCGAGATTTTCATCCAGAGCTATCCCGAAAACGAACGGTCGTCGGAGGCCGGAAAGCGTCTTTCCGAACTGAGAAACAGTTACGTAGCGCCATCCCTGGCCGAGGACGGCCCCATGGACGACACGTCTTACACGGACGAACCGGCTTCCACGGACGGATCCTCACCGGCTGAATCCGAGAGCGGCAACTCACCGTGA
- the rimO gene encoding 30S ribosomal protein S12 methylthiotransferase RimO: MPNISLASLGCSKNLVDSEVMLGQLTRAGYNVVDDHGDADVIIVNTCAFIGPAKEESIETILDLARFKEDGRCDSLVVTGCMAQRYAHGLVAEMPEVDAVIGVHQYPRIVQLLDRLRDRHETLREIRRQPLPTDYSYPRVITTPRHSVYLKIAEGCDRRCTFCIIPAIRGGQRSRTVESLVEEARTLAGQGAVELNLISQDTTWYGKDLPEPARLEDLLAALNGVEGVRWIRALYNHPVRFTDRLIHAFADLERVCNYIDMPLQHISDPMLDRMNRETTSKETRALLKRIRDRMPDATLRTTFIVGFPGETEEDFQELYDFVEETRFDRMGVFMYSQEEQTPAARYDGQIPEPVKQERHDRLMVLQREISLERNRSFVGKTVDVLIDELADEGHYTGRTAADAPEVDNEVLVTGEGLAPGDFASVDIVDAMEYDLVGAVSTGVPVPGGPNSQRGPNPQRGPNPRTFPAQFGTPV, from the coding sequence ATGCCCAATATCAGTCTCGCCAGCCTGGGTTGTTCGAAGAACCTGGTGGATTCCGAAGTCATGCTGGGCCAGCTCACCCGGGCCGGATACAACGTAGTGGACGACCACGGTGACGCGGACGTCATCATCGTGAACACCTGCGCGTTCATCGGTCCCGCAAAAGAGGAGTCCATCGAGACCATCCTGGACCTCGCGCGGTTCAAGGAGGACGGCCGGTGCGATTCACTCGTCGTCACCGGATGCATGGCGCAGCGGTACGCCCACGGCCTGGTCGCCGAAATGCCGGAAGTGGACGCCGTGATCGGCGTGCATCAATACCCGCGCATCGTCCAGCTGCTGGACCGCCTGCGCGACCGGCACGAGACCCTGCGGGAGATTCGCAGGCAGCCCCTGCCCACCGACTATTCCTACCCGAGGGTCATTACCACGCCCCGCCATTCCGTCTACCTCAAGATCGCCGAGGGGTGCGACCGCCGGTGCACGTTCTGCATCATCCCCGCCATCCGGGGGGGCCAGCGGAGCCGCACCGTCGAATCACTCGTGGAAGAGGCTCGGACGCTGGCCGGCCAGGGCGCCGTCGAGCTGAACCTGATCTCGCAGGACACCACCTGGTACGGCAAGGACCTCCCGGAACCGGCCCGGCTGGAAGACCTGCTCGCCGCGCTGAACGGCGTGGAGGGCGTGCGCTGGATCCGGGCGCTTTACAATCACCCCGTTCGGTTCACCGACAGGCTGATCCATGCCTTCGCCGACCTGGAACGGGTCTGCAACTACATCGACATGCCGCTGCAGCACATATCGGACCCGATGCTCGACCGCATGAACCGCGAGACGACCTCTAAAGAGACGCGCGCGCTCCTGAAACGGATCCGCGACCGGATGCCGGACGCGACGCTGAGGACCACCTTCATCGTGGGCTTTCCGGGAGAGACCGAAGAGGATTTCCAAGAGCTTTACGACTTCGTCGAGGAGACGCGGTTCGACCGCATGGGCGTGTTCATGTATTCGCAGGAGGAGCAGACGCCGGCCGCCCGGTACGACGGCCAGATCCCCGAGCCCGTCAAGCAGGAGCGGCACGACCGGCTCATGGTGCTGCAGCGCGAGATATCACTCGAACGCAACCGGTCCTTCGTGGGAAAGACGGTCGACGTGTTGATCGACGAACTTGCCGATGAAGGGCACTACACCGGGCGGACCGCCGCGGATGCGCCGGAGGTCGACAACGAGGTACTGGTCACCGGCGAAGGCCTGGCCCCCGGAGATTTCGCCTCCGTGGACATTGTCGACGCCATGGAATACGACCTGGTCGGCGCGGTCTCGACTGGGGTCCCCGTACCCGGCGGACCGAACTCGCAGCGAGGGCCGAACCCGCAGCGAGGGCCAAACCCGCGGACGTTTCCCGCCCAATTCGGAACACCGGTATGA
- a CDS encoding cobalamin B12-binding domain-containing protein, whose product MAENIRVLVAKPGLDGHDRGAKVVAAALRDAGMEVIYTGLRQTPEMIVEAAVQEDVDVVALSILSGAHMTIFPRVMDLLRERGVHHMLLTGGGIIPKSDGEELAKIGVGKLFGPGTSTRDIIAYINEEVGRRRVADEI is encoded by the coding sequence ATGGCGGAAAACATACGGGTGCTCGTCGCCAAACCGGGCCTGGACGGCCATGACCGCGGCGCCAAGGTGGTGGCCGCGGCCTTGCGCGACGCCGGCATGGAAGTGATCTACACCGGGCTCCGGCAGACGCCGGAAATGATCGTGGAAGCGGCCGTACAGGAGGACGTGGACGTGGTCGCGCTGAGCATCCTCTCGGGCGCCCACATGACCATCTTCCCCCGCGTCATGGACCTGCTGCGGGAACGGGGCGTCCACCACATGCTCCTCACCGGCGGCGGCATCATCCCGAAGTCCGACGGGGAGGAACTCGCAAAGATCGGCGTGGGGAAGCTGTTCGGCCCGGGCACTTCGACGCGGGACATCATCGCCTACATCAACGAGGAAGTGGGTCGACGGCGCGTGGCGGACGAGATTTAG
- the meaB gene encoding methylmalonyl Co-A mutase-associated GTPase MeaB — MKLLDRFLAGDRTALSRVITLLENDRDRRSAMLDVLYPRSGKARRIGITGPPGSGKSTLADRLTARLRKSGRTVGIIAVDPTSPFTGGALLGDRLRMQGSWDDPQVFMRSQADRSHTGGLSEATPHAMTALDAFGKDVIIVETVGVGQSTLDVSDVSDTTVVLLTPESGDSIQAMKAGLMEIADVLVVNKSDREGADRFASELTMIVDMGRWEEGWKPPVLSASARDDTGIDDLYERLEAHGDYLAEEGRLQARRLRQGRSAIEKALGEWWQGRLTVLRDAGDAMDRLSERVARRELSPLAAAQEMMEGMAD, encoded by the coding sequence ATGAAACTACTCGACCGTTTCCTTGCCGGCGACCGTACCGCCCTGTCCCGCGTCATCACCCTCCTTGAAAACGACAGAGACCGGCGTTCCGCCATGCTGGACGTGCTGTATCCCCGTTCCGGCAAGGCCCGCCGCATCGGGATCACGGGCCCGCCCGGTTCCGGAAAGAGCACCCTTGCCGACCGTCTCACCGCCCGGCTTCGCAAAAGCGGCCGCACGGTAGGCATCATCGCCGTGGACCCGACCAGTCCCTTTACTGGCGGTGCGCTACTCGGCGACCGGCTCCGCATGCAGGGCTCGTGGGACGACCCGCAGGTTTTCATGCGTAGCCAGGCCGACCGGAGCCATACCGGCGGGCTTTCGGAGGCGACGCCCCACGCGATGACGGCCCTTGACGCCTTCGGCAAAGATGTTATCATTGTGGAGACCGTAGGCGTAGGCCAGTCCACCCTCGATGTCTCTGACGTCAGCGATACGACCGTCGTCCTGCTCACGCCGGAATCGGGCGACAGCATTCAGGCCATGAAGGCCGGCCTGATGGAGATCGCCGACGTGCTGGTTGTCAACAAGTCCGACCGCGAAGGCGCGGACCGGTTCGCCTCGGAATTGACGATGATCGTGGACATGGGGCGGTGGGAGGAAGGCTGGAAACCGCCCGTCCTCAGCGCAAGTGCGAGGGATGATACCGGTATCGACGACCTGTATGAGCGCCTGGAAGCCCACGGGGACTACCTCGCCGAAGAAGGCAGGTTGCAGGCGCGCCGGTTGCGCCAGGGGCGCTCGGCCATCGAGAAAGCGCTTGGCGAATGGTGGCAGGGCCGACTGACCGTGCTTCGGGACGCCGGAGACGCGATGGACCGCCTTTCCGAACGGGTAGCCCGCAGGGAGTTGAGCCCCCTGGCGGCCGCCCAGGAGATGATGGAAGGGATGGCGGATTGA